A single region of the Neisseria zoodegmatis genome encodes:
- a CDS encoding Re/Si-specific NAD(P)(+) transhydrogenase subunit alpha has protein sequence MRIGIPKESLPGETRVACTPATVTQLQKLGFEVVVERGAGLAASLDDAAYEAAGALVADAAEVWSSPLIYKVNAPSESEVGRLNAGQTLVSFLWPAQNPELVQKLTDQKVNVLAMDMVPRISRAQALDALSSMANISGYRAVIEAANAFGRFFTGQITAAGKVPPAQVLVIGAGVAGLAAIGTANSLGAVVKAFDTRLEVAEQIESMGGQFLKLDFPQESGGSGDGYAKVMSEEFIAAEMKLFAEQARQVDIIITTAAIPGKPAPKLITKEMVESMKPGSVIVDLAAATGGNCELTKPGELFVTDNGVKIIGYTDMANRLAGQSSQLYATNLVNLSKLLSPNKDGEITLDFEDVIIRNMTVTRDGEITFPPPAIQVSAAPQQQAQAAPVAKPEPKPVPTWKKLAPAVIGAVLVLWMGAVAPAEFLNHFIVFVLACVIGYYVVWNVSHSLHTPLMSVTNAISGIIVVGALLQIGQGNGVVSFLAFIAVLIASINIFGGFYVTRRMLNMFRKG, from the coding sequence ATGAGGATTGGTATTCCGAAGGAATCTCTGCCCGGTGAAACCCGTGTTGCGTGTACCCCTGCAACCGTAACCCAGCTGCAAAAACTGGGTTTTGAAGTTGTGGTGGAACGCGGCGCCGGTTTGGCGGCGAGTTTGGATGATGCGGCATATGAAGCTGCCGGTGCGCTTGTGGCGGATGCAGCGGAAGTATGGTCTAGCCCGCTGATTTATAAAGTCAACGCACCTTCTGAAAGCGAAGTAGGCCGTCTGAATGCGGGTCAAACGCTGGTGAGCTTCTTATGGCCCGCACAAAATCCCGAGTTGGTACAAAAGCTCACTGATCAAAAAGTGAACGTGCTGGCGATGGATATGGTGCCGCGTATTTCACGCGCACAGGCATTGGATGCGCTGTCGTCTATGGCGAACATCAGCGGCTACCGTGCCGTAATCGAGGCTGCAAATGCGTTCGGCCGTTTCTTTACCGGCCAGATTACCGCTGCGGGTAAAGTGCCGCCGGCGCAAGTGCTGGTGATTGGTGCAGGCGTGGCCGGTTTGGCGGCGATTGGTACGGCAAACTCGTTGGGCGCGGTGGTTAAAGCGTTCGACACCCGTTTGGAAGTGGCCGAACAAATCGAATCAATGGGCGGCCAATTCCTCAAGCTCGATTTCCCGCAAGAGTCGGGCGGCAGCGGCGACGGTTACGCCAAAGTGATGAGCGAAGAGTTTATCGCGGCGGAAATGAAACTGTTTGCCGAGCAAGCCCGACAAGTGGACATCATCATCACGACTGCGGCCATTCCGGGCAAACCTGCGCCCAAGCTGATTACCAAAGAAATGGTGGAAAGCATGAAGCCGGGTTCGGTGATTGTCGATTTGGCGGCGGCCACCGGCGGCAACTGTGAATTGACCAAACCGGGCGAGCTGTTCGTTACTGATAACGGCGTGAAAATCATCGGCTATACCGATATGGCCAACCGTTTGGCCGGCCAGTCTTCACAGCTTTACGCCACCAACCTCGTGAACCTGAGCAAGCTGTTAAGCCCGAATAAAGACGGTGAAATCACGCTTGATTTTGAAGATGTGATTATCCGTAACATGACCGTTACCCGCGACGGCGAAATCACTTTCCCGCCGCCCGCGATTCAAGTGTCCGCCGCGCCGCAACAGCAAGCGCAAGCCGCACCTGTGGCGAAACCCGAGCCGAAACCCGTTCCGACATGGAAAAAACTGGCTCCGGCGGTGATCGGTGCGGTGCTGGTATTATGGATGGGTGCCGTTGCTCCGGCCGAATTCTTAAACCACTTTATCGTGTTCGTACTGGCTTGCGTGATCGGCTATTATGTGGTGTGGAACGTGAGCCATTCGCTGCACACGCCGCTGATGTCGGTAACCAATGCCATTTCAGGCATCATCGTAGTGGGCGCATTGCTGCAAATTGGGCAGGGCAACGGCGTGGTGTCATTCCTCGCCTTTATTGCCGTGCTGATTGCCAGTATTAATATTTTCGGCGGCTTCTACGTTACCCGCCGCATGTTGAATATGTTCCGTAAAGGTTAA
- the pntB gene encoding Re/Si-specific NAD(P)(+) transhydrogenase subunit beta, with protein sequence MSQGLVTAAYIVAAILFIFSLAGLSKQETAKNGCYYGIAGMIIALIATVFSEQTAGLGWIIIAMAIGAAIGIYKAQKVEMTEMPELIALLHSFVGLAAVLVGFNSFIEADNVSSDMHTIHLVEVFLGIFIGAVTFTGSIVAFGKLNGKLSSAPLQLPHKHKLNLVALLVSFILLLVFVSADDGSWFALILMTAIALAFGWHLVASIGGADMPVVVSMLNSYSGWAAAAAGFMLSNDLLIVTGALVGSSGAILSYIMCKAMNRSFISVIAGGFGTDGSSAAAGEEEIGEYREVKPAEVAEMLKGANSVIITPGYGMAVAQAQYPVAEITDLLRKQGMEVRFGIHPVAGRLPGHMNVLLAEAKVPYDIVLEMDEINDDFPETDVVLVIGANDTVNPAAQTDPNSPIAGMPVLEVWKAKEVVVFKRSMNTGYAGVQNPLFFNENSVMCFGDAKATVDEILAELKK encoded by the coding sequence ATGTCACAAGGATTAGTTACTGCGGCATATATCGTCGCCGCAATCTTATTTATTTTTTCATTGGCTGGCCTGTCGAAACAGGAAACCGCCAAAAACGGCTGCTATTACGGCATCGCCGGCATGATTATTGCCTTGATTGCCACCGTGTTCAGCGAACAAACCGCAGGTTTGGGCTGGATCATCATTGCTATGGCTATCGGTGCGGCCATCGGTATTTACAAAGCCCAAAAAGTGGAAATGACCGAAATGCCCGAGCTGATTGCCTTGCTGCACAGCTTTGTGGGTTTGGCTGCCGTGTTGGTGGGCTTCAACAGCTTTATCGAAGCGGACAATGTATCTTCCGATATGCACACCATTCATTTGGTGGAAGTGTTCCTCGGCATTTTCATCGGTGCCGTAACCTTTACCGGCTCGATTGTGGCGTTCGGCAAACTGAACGGCAAACTTAGCAGCGCACCTTTGCAACTGCCGCACAAGCATAAGCTGAATCTGGTTGCTTTGTTGGTGTCGTTTATCTTGCTGCTGGTGTTTGTATCGGCTGACGACGGCAGCTGGTTCGCCCTGATTCTGATGACCGCTATTGCACTCGCGTTCGGCTGGCATTTGGTGGCTTCCATCGGCGGTGCAGATATGCCGGTAGTGGTTTCCATGCTGAACTCGTATTCGGGCTGGGCGGCTGCCGCAGCGGGCTTTATGCTTTCCAACGACTTGCTGATTGTTACCGGTGCGTTGGTCGGCTCAAGCGGTGCGATTTTGTCTTACATCATGTGTAAAGCCATGAACCGCTCGTTCATTTCTGTGATTGCCGGCGGTTTCGGCACCGACGGTTCTTCCGCAGCAGCAGGCGAAGAAGAAATCGGCGAATACCGTGAAGTGAAACCCGCCGAAGTGGCGGAAATGCTGAAAGGCGCAAACTCAGTGATCATCACGCCCGGATACGGCATGGCCGTTGCTCAAGCGCAATACCCCGTTGCCGAAATCACCGATTTACTGCGCAAACAAGGCATGGAAGTGCGCTTCGGTATCCACCCCGTAGCAGGCCGTTTGCCCGGACACATGAACGTATTGCTGGCCGAAGCCAAAGTGCCTTACGACATCGTGTTGGAAATGGATGAAATCAACGATGATTTCCCCGAAACCGATGTGGTGCTGGTGATAGGCGCGAACGACACCGTGAACCCCGCCGCCCAAACCGATCCGAACAGCCCGATTGCCGGCATGCCGGTATTGGAAGTATGGAAAGCCAAAGAAGTGGTGGTGTTCAAACGTTCGATGAACACGGGCTATGCCGGAGTACAAAACCCGCTGTTCTTCAATGAAAACAGCGTGATGTGCTTCGGCGATGCGAAAGCGACTGTGGACGAGATTCTGGCGGAATTGAAGAAATAA
- a CDS encoding restriction endonuclease, with protein sequence MELKFEQLDYQLDAVNAVLRLFEGEPNRKQDFELQSGSAGRFVANELALDWESIGRNLNTIQAEKGLSETDIGEHGLNFSVEMETGTGKTYVYLRTIFELNRQYGWTKFVIVVPSVAIREGVLQTLRSTRTHFADLFDKPVMNYAEYSSSRLSALRSFAVNDNIEILVINIQSFEKDLNVINQVNESGDAPITQINQTRPIVIIDEPQNMETEGRLKAIESLNPLFTLRYSATHKASRHKIYSLNPVQAYNLKLVKQIEVFSVQAENDVNGAPVELLEVLSASKGRLKAKVNILVEDGRQTKKKTVSVKNGDDLFDKSGGNEAYRHGFIIEGMDSETQEIALSDGRTIERGSGDAVRDEIMKMQIHHTVAEHLKKEKRLKAYGIKVLSLFFIDKVENYRTAAGEAGKFALWFEEIYTKLSGRENPEGVHNGYFSQDKQGRLKNTNGTTQADNDTYHLIMRDKETLLSFDSPLRFIFSHSALKEGWDNPNVFQICTLNESNSPIKKRQEIGRGLRLAVNQSGVRVRDEKVNVLTVIPNESYEHFAATLQQEYQDECGITFASDNIKNAARKKTVRYHKNFTLNPAFQAVWQKLSHKPRYRVDFDTAVLIESAAETVRHMPEIQKPKIQMHKARIKQSQTDGVWAEETASRSLTVEAEWAVPDVLGAIQKKTGLTRRTVYEILVQSDRLPDLPGNPQRFIDLAADKINAALQNLMVKGIRYDISEDERYCQSLMEKWRDMETNGTEFYENDYTFKVSRPEKTINENYIPLDSAIEKNFARDCENYNDDTFGKIPFYFKLPKWFKIPTPLGNYNPDWAVVAETGKQAFFVAETKGTAKGIQAGVDKDQLRYSERLKIECAEKYFAELPELQYRDVQELSELDPD encoded by the coding sequence ATGGAACTGAAATTTGAACAACTGGATTACCAGCTTGATGCGGTCAATGCGGTTTTGCGCCTGTTTGAAGGTGAGCCGAACCGCAAACAGGATTTTGAATTGCAAAGCGGTTCGGCCGGCCGCTTTGTGGCAAATGAGTTGGCTTTGGATTGGGAAAGTATAGGACGCAACCTGAATACGATACAGGCAGAAAAAGGCCTGTCTGAAACCGACATCGGCGAACACGGCTTAAACTTTTCGGTGGAAATGGAAACCGGCACAGGCAAAACCTATGTTTACCTGCGCACGATTTTCGAGCTTAACCGGCAATACGGCTGGACAAAATTCGTGATTGTGGTGCCGAGCGTGGCCATCCGCGAGGGGGTATTGCAAACCCTGCGCAGCACGCGCACGCACTTTGCCGACCTGTTCGACAAGCCCGTGATGAATTATGCAGAATACAGCAGCAGCCGTTTGTCGGCGTTGCGCTCTTTTGCCGTTAACGACAATATTGAAATTTTGGTCATCAATATCCAGTCGTTTGAAAAAGACTTGAATGTGATCAATCAGGTCAACGAAAGCGGCGATGCGCCCATTACGCAAATCAACCAAACGCGTCCGATTGTGATTATCGACGAACCGCAGAATATGGAAACGGAAGGCCGTCTGAAAGCGATTGAATCGCTCAACCCGCTGTTTACATTGCGTTATTCGGCCACCCACAAAGCAAGCCGCCACAAGATTTACAGCCTGAACCCGGTGCAGGCTTATAACCTGAAGCTGGTTAAGCAGATCGAAGTGTTTTCGGTGCAGGCAGAAAACGATGTGAACGGCGCGCCGGTGGAGCTGCTGGAAGTATTATCGGCTTCCAAAGGCCGTCTGAAAGCAAAAGTGAATATTTTGGTTGAAGACGGGCGGCAAACAAAAAAGAAAACCGTGAGCGTGAAAAACGGCGATGATTTGTTTGACAAATCAGGAGGCAATGAAGCCTACCGCCACGGCTTTATCATTGAGGGTATGGATAGCGAAACACAGGAAATCGCGCTTTCAGACGGCCGAACAATCGAGCGTGGTAGCGGCGATGCTGTGCGCGACGAAATCATGAAAATGCAGATTCACCATACCGTCGCCGAACACCTAAAAAAAGAAAAACGCCTGAAAGCCTACGGCATCAAAGTGCTGTCGCTGTTTTTTATCGACAAGGTGGAAAACTACCGCACGGCGGCGGGCGAAGCTGGCAAATTTGCTTTGTGGTTTGAAGAAATTTATACCAAACTTTCAGGCAGAGAGAACCCGGAAGGCGTACACAACGGCTATTTTTCGCAAGACAAACAAGGCCGTCTGAAAAACACCAACGGCACAACGCAGGCCGACAACGACACTTACCATCTGATTATGCGCGACAAAGAAACGCTGCTTTCGTTCGACAGCCCTTTGCGCTTTATCTTTTCGCATTCCGCCCTGAAAGAAGGCTGGGACAATCCGAACGTGTTTCAAATCTGCACGCTTAACGAAAGCAACTCGCCGATCAAAAAACGGCAGGAAATCGGACGCGGCCTGCGTTTGGCGGTTAACCAAAGCGGCGTGCGGGTGCGCGATGAAAAAGTGAACGTACTCACGGTCATTCCCAATGAAAGCTACGAGCATTTCGCCGCCACACTGCAACAGGAATACCAAGACGAGTGCGGCATCACGTTTGCATCGGACAATATCAAAAACGCCGCCCGTAAAAAAACCGTGCGCTACCACAAAAATTTTACGCTCAACCCCGCGTTTCAGGCCGTTTGGCAGAAACTCAGCCACAAACCGCGCTACCGCGTGGATTTCGACACGGCCGTACTGATTGAATCCGCCGCCGAAACCGTGCGCCATATGCCCGAAATCCAAAAACCGAAAATACAAATGCACAAAGCCCGAATCAAGCAGTCGCAAACTGACGGCGTTTGGGCAGAAGAAACCGCCAGCCGCAGCTTGACTGTGGAAGCCGAATGGGCTGTTCCCGACGTATTAGGTGCCATTCAGAAAAAAACGGGGCTGACACGGCGCACCGTGTATGAAATCCTCGTCCAATCCGACCGCCTGCCCGACCTACCCGGCAATCCGCAACGTTTTATCGACCTTGCCGCCGACAAAATCAACGCTGCTCTGCAAAACCTGATGGTAAAAGGCATACGCTACGACATCAGCGAAGACGAACGCTATTGCCAAAGCCTGATGGAAAAATGGCGAGATATGGAAACCAACGGCACGGAGTTTTACGAAAACGACTACACGTTTAAAGTAAGCAGACCGGAGAAAACCATTAATGAAAACTATATCCCGCTGGATTCAGCTATTGAAAAAAATTTCGCCCGCGATTGTGAAAACTACAACGACGATACGTTTGGAAAAATACCTTTCTATTTCAAACTACCCAAATGGTTCAAGATTCCCACACCTTTGGGCAACTACAATCCCGACTGGGCGGTAGTTGCCGAAACCGGGAAACAAGCGTTTTTCGTTGCAGAAACCAAAGGCACAGCTAAAGGTATACAAGCGGGCGTGGATAAAGACCAACTCCGTTACTCTGAGCGTTTGAAAATCGAATGCGCCGAAAAATATTTCGCCGAACTGCCCGAATTGCAATATCGGGATGTTCAAGAACTTAGTGAACTCGATCCTGATTAA
- a CDS encoding site-specific DNA-methyltransferase has translation MDFDGTNHLFIEAENLEALKILQKAYAGSVKMIYIDPPYNTGSDSFIYPDKFSETREEYARRVGDKDDEGYLKRDGVFKGAWRKNSKESGHYHSNWLSMMLPRLHLAKTLLRDDGVIFISIDDNEQAQLKLLCDEVFGAENFLGNVIWQKKYAATNDAKGFSTLHDYILVYQKSLRFERNLLPRTETQNKPYKNDDNDGRGLWRSDNLLVKSFSESAVYPIRNPNTGIEYFPPQGSSWRASKATMQIWLQENRIFFGKDGQGAPQLKRYLNEVQQGRVPTTWWPFEEVGHNDAANKELQNLFNSKAPFDTPKPTTLLKQMFQIGSNPNDLILDFFSGSGTTAHAVMQLNAEDGGNRRYICVQLPEETDEKSEARKAGFDTIADIAKERIRRAGRQIREQHPEKTVDTGFKVFKLAESHFKPWRPSENGSDGLEAQLAMFIDPVAEHAEPLNMAYELMLRLGLKLTCPLHISDGVYWVEDEDTGKRTALLLTCADEHLIDAVIAENPAKVVALDRLFDGNDSLKSNTVLQMRDAGIIFECV, from the coding sequence GTGGATTTCGACGGCACGAACCATCTCTTTATCGAAGCCGAAAACCTCGAAGCCCTGAAAATCCTGCAAAAAGCCTATGCCGGCAGCGTGAAGATGATCTATATCGACCCGCCCTACAACACCGGCAGCGATTCCTTTATCTATCCCGACAAATTCAGCGAAACCCGCGAAGAATACGCCCGCCGCGTCGGCGACAAAGACGACGAAGGCTACCTGAAACGCGACGGCGTATTCAAAGGCGCATGGCGCAAAAACAGCAAAGAGAGCGGCCATTACCACAGCAACTGGCTCTCCATGATGCTGCCGCGCCTGCATCTGGCCAAAACCCTGCTACGCGACGACGGTGTGATTTTTATCTCGATTGACGATAATGAACAGGCGCAATTGAAACTGCTGTGTGATGAGGTGTTTGGGGCGGAGAATTTTTTGGGGAATGTAATTTGGCAGAAAAAATATGCTGCAACAAATGATGCAAAAGGGTTTTCAACTCTTCATGACTATATTTTGGTTTACCAAAAAAGTCTCCGTTTTGAAAGGAATTTGTTACCCAGAACAGAAACACAAAACAAGCCTTATAAAAATGATGACAATGACGGAAGGGGCTTGTGGAGGAGTGATAATTTGCTGGTTAAATCATTTTCAGAGTCCGCTGTCTATCCCATAAGAAATCCCAATACTGGTATTGAATATTTTCCTCCACAAGGAAGTTCTTGGCGGGCAAGTAAAGCAACTATGCAAATATGGCTACAGGAAAATCGTATTTTCTTTGGCAAAGACGGTCAGGGCGCACCCCAATTAAAGCGATATTTAAACGAAGTACAACAAGGCCGAGTTCCTACAACATGGTGGCCATTTGAAGAAGTTGGGCACAATGATGCAGCAAACAAAGAATTACAAAATCTTTTTAATTCAAAAGCACCATTCGACACACCGAAGCCGACGACGTTATTAAAACAAATGTTCCAAATCGGCTCAAACCCTAACGACCTAATCCTAGACTTCTTCTCCGGCTCCGGCACCACCGCCCATGCCGTAATGCAGCTTAACGCCGAAGACGGCGGCAACCGCCGCTATATCTGCGTGCAACTGCCCGAAGAAACCGACGAAAAATCCGAAGCGCGCAAAGCCGGTTTCGACACCATCGCCGACATCGCCAAAGAACGCATCCGCCGTGCGGGCAGGCAAATCCGCGAACAACATCCCGAAAAAACCGTTGATACCGGCTTTAAGGTATTCAAACTGGCCGAAAGCCATTTCAAACCGTGGAGGCCGTCTGAAAACGGTTCAGACGGCCTCGAGGCGCAACTGGCCATGTTTATCGATCCTGTTGCCGAACATGCCGAACCACTGAATATGGCTTACGAACTGATGCTGCGCTTGGGTTTGAAACTCACCTGCCCGTTGCATATTTCGGACGGCGTGTATTGGGTGGAAGACGAAGACACGGGCAAACGCACCGCCCTGCTGCTTACCTGTGCCGACGAGCATTTGATAGATGCTGTGATTGCCGAAAATCCCGCCAAAGTCGTGGCACTCGACCGTTTGTTTGACGGCAATGACTCGCTAAAAAGCAATACTGTTTTGCAGATGCGCGACGCGGGCATTATTTTTGAATGTGTGTAG
- a CDS encoding ABC transporter ATP-binding protein translates to MNYSFTINRLKVETKNRVLLEIDELKLPHGCHTAIIGPNGAGKSTLLKALIRRTGQGSVKLFEQVVPPQLKQGKVAWVAQHGQYQMPLTVREYIELGRGSDSAWPFQTASKPSEQAEALLAHFDLQELAEKRIQTLSGGEQQRANIIRALLQNAPILLLDEPCNHLDIRHQHSLMNYLGGNRQHFSAIMVLHNLNLAARYAQHVILMNQGKVVAAGAPEQVMQPELLAEVYQWPIERVCDEKGVYFRV, encoded by the coding sequence ATGAACTACTCTTTCACCATCAACCGCCTGAAAGTAGAAACCAAAAACAGGGTTTTGCTGGAAATCGACGAACTCAAGCTTCCCCACGGCTGCCACACCGCCATCATCGGCCCCAACGGCGCAGGCAAATCCACCTTGCTCAAAGCCCTGATACGCCGAACAGGGCAAGGCTCGGTGAAGCTGTTTGAGCAAGTCGTACCGCCGCAACTCAAACAAGGCAAAGTCGCTTGGGTAGCGCAGCACGGCCAATACCAAATGCCGCTGACCGTGCGCGAATACATCGAACTCGGGCGCGGAAGCGACAGCGCCTGGCCTTTTCAGACGGCCTCCAAGCCGTCTGAACAAGCCGAAGCCCTGCTGGCTCATTTCGATTTGCAAGAACTCGCCGAAAAACGCATCCAAACCCTTTCCGGCGGCGAACAGCAACGCGCCAACATCATCCGAGCCCTACTCCAAAACGCCCCGATACTGCTGCTCGACGAACCGTGCAACCATCTCGACATCCGCCACCAACACAGCTTAATGAACTATCTGGGCGGCAACCGCCAACATTTCAGCGCGATTATGGTGTTGCACAATTTAAATCTGGCCGCCCGTTACGCCCAACATGTGATATTGATGAATCAGGGCAAAGTGGTTGCCGCCGGAGCGCCCGAACAAGTGATGCAGCCCGAATTGCTGGCAGAAGTCTATCAGTGGCCGATCGAGCGGGTATGTGATGAAAAAGGTGTTTATTTCAGGGTTTAA
- a CDS encoding FecCD family ABC transporter permease, whose protein sequence is MKPFPLILSLTITAALVWFCAGIGFGEWQPPHQMDETIQAIRLPRVISSLLVGAALAAAGAALQALFENPLADPSLIGTSGGAALGVIIVLAFGIGAIGVPFAAFISALAVCLLILGIHRFIGGGTLGLLVLGFVLSAFSAAIVSLILFLSDDMVLRSATIWLSGSLAEAGFTSPLYAAIAMLAGLLILVLVGKKLDILMLGEDTAVSMGISVQAVRIQTVVGAALLTGAAVSLSGIIGFLGMMVPNVVARAVGGRRSKLILLSAWLGAVFLLVVDSAARWFTYPVDVPVGIVIALLGGPFFMWLFLKPLRK, encoded by the coding sequence ATGAAACCTTTTCCCTTAATTCTCTCCCTCACGATTACCGCCGCCCTCGTCTGGTTTTGCGCCGGCATCGGGTTCGGCGAATGGCAGCCCCCGCATCAGATGGACGAAACCATACAGGCCATCCGCCTGCCGCGCGTCATCAGCTCCTTGCTGGTCGGCGCCGCTTTAGCCGCAGCAGGTGCGGCATTGCAGGCTTTGTTTGAAAACCCCTTGGCCGACCCGAGCCTAATCGGCACGTCGGGCGGCGCGGCATTGGGCGTGATTATCGTGCTGGCGTTCGGCATAGGCGCCATCGGCGTACCCTTTGCCGCGTTTATCAGCGCATTGGCGGTTTGCCTGCTGATACTCGGCATCCACCGCTTTATCGGCGGCGGCACGCTGGGGCTGCTGGTGTTGGGCTTTGTGTTGAGCGCGTTTTCCGCCGCAATCGTCAGCCTGATTCTGTTTTTATCCGACGACATGGTGCTGCGCAGCGCAACCATTTGGCTGTCGGGCAGCTTGGCCGAAGCAGGATTTACTTCACCGTTGTATGCTGCTATTGCAATGCTGGCCGGCTTACTGATTCTCGTGTTGGTCGGCAAAAAGCTCGACATCCTCATGCTCGGCGAAGACACTGCCGTCAGCATGGGCATTTCGGTGCAGGCGGTGCGCATACAAACCGTCGTCGGCGCCGCTTTGCTCACCGGAGCCGCCGTATCGCTTTCAGGCATCATCGGTTTTCTCGGCATGATGGTGCCAAACGTTGTAGCGCGGGCAGTAGGCGGCAGGCGCAGCAAACTCATCCTGCTCTCGGCGTGGCTGGGTGCAGTATTCCTGCTGGTGGTCGATAGCGCCGCACGTTGGTTCACCTATCCCGTGGACGTACCGGTAGGCATCGTCATCGCCCTGCTCGGCGGGCCGTTTTTCATGTGGCTGTTTTTAAAACCGTTGCGTAAATAA
- a CDS encoding YbaB/EbfC family nucleoid-associated protein, with protein MFGKAGLGGLMKQAQQMQENMKKAQAKLAETEVNGEAGNGLVKVTMTCNHVVRKIDISEDLIKEAADDKEMLEDLVLAAINDACNKAEETTNKTMGAFTQGLPAGMGDFFR; from the coding sequence ATGTTCGGAAAAGCCGGATTAGGCGGCCTGATGAAGCAGGCTCAACAAATGCAGGAAAATATGAAAAAAGCGCAAGCCAAGCTGGCTGAAACCGAAGTGAACGGCGAAGCAGGCAACGGCTTGGTTAAAGTTACCATGACCTGCAACCATGTTGTCCGCAAAATCGACATCAGCGAAGATTTGATCAAAGAGGCGGCGGACGACAAAGAAATGCTCGAAGATTTAGTATTAGCCGCCATCAACGACGCGTGCAACAAAGCGGAAGAAACCACCAACAAAACCATGGGCGCGTTCACCCAAGGCCTGCCTGCCGGAATGGGCGACTTTTTCCGCTAA